One window of the Streptomyces asoensis genome contains the following:
- a CDS encoding YciI family protein yields MEFFCYHRDRPASAALRDELLEKHWSYMDGYAAQMIARGPTFDADGDTPTGSVHIVDLPDVAAARAFAFDEPNYQAGVYRDVLVRRWRNILGRTMWDFPGGRSGGNRYLVLGLGLGQGTDDGLGVPPDRDELIAYGPLLSDDGVTRVGAAVLLRASDPESARAVLVPDRYAAVEVHDWQFGGRPS; encoded by the coding sequence ATGGAGTTCTTCTGCTATCACCGTGACCGGCCCGCCTCCGCCGCCCTGCGCGACGAACTGCTGGAGAAGCACTGGTCCTACATGGACGGGTACGCGGCGCAGATGATCGCCCGGGGTCCGACCTTCGACGCCGACGGCGACACGCCCACCGGCAGCGTGCACATCGTCGACCTCCCGGATGTCGCCGCCGCCCGCGCGTTCGCCTTCGACGAGCCCAACTACCAGGCAGGTGTCTACCGGGACGTGCTGGTGCGCCGTTGGCGCAACATCCTGGGGCGCACCATGTGGGACTTCCCCGGTGGCCGGAGCGGTGGCAACCGGTACCTGGTGCTCGGCCTCGGCCTCGGCCAGGGCACGGACGACGGCCTCGGCGTGCCGCCCGACCGGGACGAGCTGATCGCGTACGGGCCGCTGCTGTCCGACGACGGCGTCACCCGGGTGGGTGCCGCGGTGCTGCTCAGAGCCTCCGACCCGGAATCGGCGCGCGCCGTCCTGGTCCCGGACCGGTATGCCGCCGTCGAAGTCCACGACTGGCAGTTCGGCGGACGGCCGTCATGA
- a CDS encoding VOC family protein — protein MNADDRNILARGRVATRLPTQDLDRARRFYAERLGLEPVDERPGGLLYRCGGTEFALFRSTGASPGTFTQMGWEVDDLDAVVAELRRRGVVFEEVDVPGFATRDGIAEIDGNYPSKGVRGERAAWFRDSEGNLLGIGEPVA, from the coding sequence ATGAACGCAGACGACAGGAACATTCTGGCCCGGGGACGCGTGGCGACCAGGCTTCCCACCCAGGACCTGGACCGGGCGCGGCGCTTCTATGCCGAGCGGCTCGGTCTGGAGCCCGTCGACGAACGGCCCGGCGGGCTCCTGTACCGATGCGGAGGGACGGAGTTCGCCCTGTTCAGGTCGACGGGAGCCTCGCCCGGCACCTTCACCCAGATGGGGTGGGAGGTCGACGACCTCGACGCGGTCGTGGCGGAGCTCAGGCGGCGAGGCGTGGTGTTCGAAGAGGTCGACGTGCCCGGGTTCGCAACGAGGGACGGCATCGCCGAGATCGACGGGAACTACCCGAGCAAGGGCGTACGGGGGGAACGCGCGGCCTGGTTCCGCGACAGCGAGGGGAACCTCCTGGGCATCGGCGAGCCGGTCGCCTGA
- a CDS encoding antibiotic biosynthesis monooxygenase family protein: MSVVKINVLTVPAEQRETLEKRFAARAHAVENSDGFEWFELLRPVEGTDTYLVYTRWRDEESFQAWLEGPMKAAHRGDTEGERPKPAASGSTLWSFEVVQQAAPKGE; the protein is encoded by the coding sequence ATGAGCGTAGTCAAGATCAACGTACTGACCGTCCCGGCGGAACAGCGGGAGACCCTCGAGAAGCGGTTCGCCGCACGAGCCCACGCCGTCGAGAACTCGGACGGCTTCGAGTGGTTCGAGCTGCTCCGCCCGGTCGAGGGCACCGACACCTACCTCGTCTACACGCGGTGGCGTGACGAGGAGTCGTTCCAGGCCTGGCTCGAGGGCCCGATGAAGGCCGCCCACCGGGGCGACACGGAGGGGGAACGGCCCAAGCCCGCGGCATCGGGCTCCACCCTCTGGTCCTTCGAGGTGGTGCAACAGGCTGCGCCGAAGGGCGAGTAG
- a CDS encoding glycoside hydrolase family 16 protein — MASPRLPRRLLLSLASLLAFASLSTGPALGVSPSAAEPSARAVAAPRAAAVTFSEEFDGPAGSAVDGARWQTETGDNVNNHERQYYTAGNRNAALDGQGHLVITARRENPGNYQCWYGRCEYTSARLNTAGRFTTTYGRVEARMKVPRGQGMWPAFWMLGNDIGQVGWPASGEIDVMENVGFEPGTVHGTLHGPGYSGSAGIGAGYTLPGGQAFADAFHTFAVDWSPNAITWSVDGAVYQRRTPADLGGRQWVFDKPFFLILNLAVGGYWPGDPDGSTVFPQQLLVDYVRVSTDTAQPGGSGPITGLAGKCVDVAGANSANGTAVQLYDCNGTAAQQWSVGADGTIRALGKCLDVASGGTADGTPVQLWDCNGSAAQQWAVPAARDIVNPQANKCLDATGGSSANGTRLQIWTCTGASQQKWTVTR, encoded by the coding sequence ATGGCCTCTCCGCGCCTGCCCCGGCGCCTGCTGTTGTCGCTGGCCTCGCTCCTCGCCTTCGCGTCGCTGTCCACCGGACCGGCGCTCGGCGTGTCTCCATCCGCGGCGGAACCCTCCGCACGCGCCGTCGCGGCACCCCGGGCGGCCGCCGTCACGTTCTCCGAGGAGTTCGACGGGCCCGCCGGTTCCGCCGTGGACGGCGCCCGATGGCAGACCGAGACCGGAGACAACGTCAACAACCACGAGCGGCAGTACTACACCGCGGGCAACCGCAACGCCGCTCTGGACGGCCAGGGCCATCTGGTGATCACCGCACGCCGGGAGAACCCGGGCAACTACCAGTGCTGGTACGGCCGGTGCGAGTACACCTCCGCCCGGCTGAACACGGCCGGCCGGTTCACCACGACGTACGGCCGCGTCGAAGCCCGGATGAAGGTCCCGCGCGGGCAGGGCATGTGGCCCGCGTTCTGGATGCTGGGCAACGACATCGGTCAGGTCGGCTGGCCCGCCTCGGGCGAGATCGACGTCATGGAGAACGTGGGCTTCGAGCCGGGCACCGTCCACGGCACCCTGCACGGCCCGGGATACTCCGGCTCCGCAGGCATCGGGGCCGGGTACACCCTGCCCGGCGGACAGGCCTTCGCCGACGCCTTCCACACCTTCGCCGTCGACTGGAGCCCGAACGCGATCACCTGGTCCGTCGACGGCGCCGTCTACCAGCGGCGCACCCCGGCCGACCTCGGCGGCCGGCAGTGGGTCTTCGACAAGCCCTTCTTCCTGATACTCAATCTCGCGGTCGGCGGCTACTGGCCCGGAGACCCCGACGGCAGCACGGTCTTCCCCCAGCAGCTCCTGGTCGACTACGTCCGCGTGAGCACCGACACCGCCCAGCCGGGCGGCAGCGGCCCCATCACCGGCCTCGCCGGCAAGTGTGTGGACGTGGCCGGGGCCAACAGCGCCAACGGCACGGCCGTGCAGCTGTACGACTGCAACGGCACCGCCGCCCAGCAGTGGTCCGTGGGCGCCGACGGCACGATCCGCGCGCTCGGCAAGTGCCTGGACGTCGCCTCGGGCGGCACGGCGGACGGCACCCCCGTCCAGCTGTGGGACTGCAACGGCTCCGCGGCCCAGCAGTGGGCCGTCCCCGCAGCCCGGGACATCGTCAACCCGCAGGCGAACAAGTGCCTGGACGCCACGGGCGGAAGCTCCGCCAACGGCACCCGGCTTCAGATCTGGACCTGTACCGGCGCCTCTCAGCAGAAATGGACGGTGACCCGATGA
- a CDS encoding chitinase: protein MDGDPMTRRFPHSRAVRGALGAAAVAALLTGLNGTPASGAAAATGQITGIGGKCVDIAGAATANGTAVQLYDCNGSAAQQWTVGADGTIRALGKCLDVTSGGTADGTRTQLWDCNGSAAQQWTVTAARDIVNPQANKCLDATGNSSANGTRLQIWTCTGSANQKWTAPGGGGEPAPGPGAMAVAPYLYNGWGSPPSPTTVMNATGVKWFTLAFVLSNGYCNPQWDGSRPLTGGVDQQTVSTVRGAGGDVIPSFGGWSGNKLESSCGSAGELAAAYQKVINAYGLKAIDIDIEAAAYDSPTVQQRTVDALKTIRANNPGIKVYITFGTGQNGPDSSLIGRAAASGLTVDSWTIMPFNFGGAGQNMGQLTVRAAEGLKTAVKNAYGYSDDQAYRHTGISSMNGITDNGETVTVADFRTILAYAQQRHLARLTFWSVNRDRPCTGGGADTCSGVSQQPWDFTRVFAQYAG, encoded by the coding sequence ATGGACGGTGACCCGATGACCAGGAGGTTCCCGCACAGCCGCGCGGTACGCGGCGCGCTGGGCGCGGCGGCCGTGGCCGCCCTGCTCACCGGCCTGAACGGCACGCCGGCGAGTGGTGCCGCGGCGGCCACCGGGCAGATCACGGGCATCGGCGGCAAGTGCGTCGACATCGCGGGTGCCGCCACGGCCAACGGCACGGCCGTCCAGCTCTACGACTGCAACGGCAGCGCGGCCCAGCAGTGGACGGTGGGCGCCGACGGCACGATCCGCGCACTCGGCAAGTGCCTGGACGTGACCTCGGGCGGCACCGCCGACGGAACCCGGACCCAGCTGTGGGACTGCAACGGCAGCGCGGCCCAGCAGTGGACCGTCACCGCCGCCCGGGACATCGTCAACCCGCAGGCGAACAAGTGCCTGGACGCCACCGGCAACAGCTCCGCCAACGGCACCCGGCTCCAGATCTGGACCTGCACCGGATCCGCCAACCAGAAGTGGACGGCGCCCGGCGGCGGGGGAGAGCCGGCGCCCGGACCGGGAGCCATGGCCGTCGCGCCGTACCTCTACAACGGCTGGGGCAGCCCGCCCAGCCCCACCACCGTGATGAACGCGACCGGCGTCAAGTGGTTCACGCTCGCCTTCGTCCTCAGCAACGGCTACTGCAACCCGCAGTGGGACGGCAGCCGCCCGCTGACCGGGGGAGTCGACCAGCAGACCGTCAGCACCGTCCGGGGAGCCGGTGGTGACGTGATCCCGTCCTTCGGCGGCTGGAGCGGCAACAAGCTGGAGAGCTCCTGCGGCAGCGCGGGCGAACTGGCAGCCGCGTACCAGAAGGTCATCAACGCCTACGGGCTCAAGGCGATCGACATCGACATCGAGGCGGCGGCGTACGACAGCCCGACCGTGCAGCAGCGCACGGTCGACGCGTTGAAGACCATCAGGGCCAACAACCCCGGCATCAAGGTGTACATCACCTTCGGCACCGGACAGAACGGCCCCGACAGCAGTCTGATCGGCAGGGCCGCCGCCTCCGGACTCACCGTGGACAGCTGGACGATCATGCCGTTCAACTTCGGCGGCGCGGGCCAGAACATGGGCCAGCTCACCGTCCGGGCGGCCGAGGGACTCAAGACCGCGGTGAAGAACGCGTACGGCTACTCGGACGACCAGGCCTACCGGCACACCGGCATCTCCTCGATGAACGGCATCACCGACAACGGCGAGACGGTGACCGTCGCCGACTTCCGCACCATCCTGGCGTACGCCCAGCAGCGTCATCTGGCCCGGCTGACCTTCTGGTCGGTCAACCGTGACCGGCCCTGCACCGGCGGCGGCGCCGACACCTGCTCGGGCGTCTCCCAGCAGCCCTGGGACTTCACCCGGGTCTTCGCGCAGTACGCCGGCTGA
- a CDS encoding RICIN domain-containing protein produces MLRIPRPSLAGPWIAASVAAATAVSLFTGVQPSRAATDAATALPTGWSTVVNSGSGKCLDARSAATANGTAVQQYACNNSTAQQWSFTATGDGFVRIGNRNDAQQVVDVSDVSTADNAAVHLWTYGGGANQQWQAVDEGGGAYHFVNRNSGKCLDVPSASTADSVQLVQYTCNGTAAQRFQVAPVSTAPGDVDLGPNVVVFDPSMPSSTIQSRLNSIFQQQETNQFGSQRYAVMFKPGTYSNDVNVGFYTQVLGLGQSPDSVTINGAVHVEADWFPPQNATQNFWRGAENLSVNPTGGTDRWAVSQASGYRRMHVRGNLELSDGGWSSGGFMADSKIDGQVRSGTQQQWLTRNSQLGSWTGSNWNMVFVGSQGVPGNSFPNPPYTTVTQTPTVREKPFLYVDAAGAYKVFVPSVRTNSSATSWANGTAAGSSLGIDQFFVVKPGATAAQINAALAEGKNLLVTPGVYHLDQTLRVTRPDTVVLGLGLATFVPDNGVTAMTVADVDGVKVAGVLFDAGTTNSQTLMEIGPAGAAADHAANPTSLHDVYFRVGGAAVGKATTSLVVNSDDVIGDHMWIWRADHGTGVGWTTNTADTGLVVNGDDATMYGLFVEHYQKHQTLWNGNGGRTYFYQNEMPYDPPNQAAWMNGSTQGYAAYKVANSVTSHQAYGLGSYCYFNVNPGVTAEHAFEVPANPNVRFQNMVTVSLGGTGTIRHVMNDRGGPSNSTTNVANLVNYP; encoded by the coding sequence GTGCTCCGCATCCCTCGACCATCCCTCGCCGGCCCCTGGATCGCGGCTTCCGTGGCCGCGGCCACGGCCGTCTCGCTCTTCACCGGCGTCCAGCCCTCCCGGGCCGCGACCGACGCGGCCACCGCCCTGCCCACCGGCTGGTCCACGGTGGTGAACTCCGGCAGCGGCAAGTGCCTGGACGCCCGGTCCGCCGCGACCGCGAACGGCACCGCCGTGCAGCAGTACGCGTGCAACAACAGCACCGCCCAGCAGTGGAGTTTCACCGCGACCGGCGACGGCTTCGTGCGGATCGGCAACCGCAACGACGCCCAGCAGGTCGTGGACGTGAGCGACGTGTCCACCGCCGACAACGCGGCCGTGCACCTGTGGACGTACGGCGGCGGCGCCAACCAGCAGTGGCAGGCCGTCGACGAGGGCGGTGGCGCGTACCACTTCGTCAACCGCAACAGCGGCAAGTGCCTCGACGTCCCGTCCGCCTCGACGGCCGACAGTGTCCAGCTGGTGCAGTACACCTGTAACGGCACGGCCGCCCAGCGGTTCCAGGTCGCGCCGGTGAGCACCGCCCCCGGGGACGTCGACCTCGGCCCCAACGTCGTCGTCTTCGACCCGTCGATGCCGTCGTCCACGATCCAGAGCCGGCTGAACTCGATCTTCCAGCAACAGGAGACGAACCAGTTCGGCTCCCAGCGCTACGCGGTCATGTTCAAGCCCGGCACGTACAGCAACGACGTCAACGTCGGCTTCTACACTCAGGTACTGGGCCTCGGCCAGTCACCCGACTCGGTCACGATCAACGGCGCCGTGCATGTGGAGGCCGACTGGTTCCCGCCGCAGAACGCCACCCAGAACTTCTGGCGCGGCGCCGAGAACCTCTCGGTCAACCCGACCGGCGGCACCGACCGGTGGGCGGTCTCCCAGGCGTCCGGCTACCGCCGCATGCATGTCCGCGGCAATCTGGAGCTGAGCGACGGCGGCTGGTCCAGCGGCGGGTTCATGGCCGACAGCAAGATCGACGGCCAGGTGCGGTCCGGCACCCAGCAGCAGTGGCTGACCCGGAACTCCCAACTCGGCAGCTGGACCGGCTCCAACTGGAACATGGTCTTCGTCGGCAGCCAGGGTGTGCCCGGCAACAGCTTCCCCAACCCGCCCTACACCACGGTCACCCAGACCCCCACCGTGCGGGAGAAGCCCTTCCTGTACGTGGACGCCGCCGGCGCCTACAAGGTGTTCGTCCCCTCCGTGCGGACCAACTCCTCGGCCACCAGCTGGGCGAACGGGACCGCCGCGGGCAGCTCGCTCGGCATCGACCAGTTCTTCGTCGTCAAGCCGGGCGCGACCGCCGCACAGATCAACGCCGCTCTCGCCGAGGGCAAGAACCTGCTGGTCACCCCGGGCGTGTACCACCTCGATCAGACCCTGCGGGTGACCCGCCCCGACACCGTCGTACTCGGTCTGGGCCTCGCCACGTTCGTCCCGGACAACGGCGTCACCGCCATGACCGTCGCCGACGTCGACGGAGTGAAGGTCGCCGGCGTGCTCTTCGACGCCGGTACCACCAACTCGCAGACACTCATGGAGATCGGCCCGGCCGGCGCCGCCGCCGACCACGCGGCGAACCCCACCTCCCTCCACGACGTCTACTTCCGGGTCGGCGGGGCCGCCGTGGGCAAGGCGACCACCAGCCTCGTCGTCAACAGCGACGACGTCATCGGCGATCACATGTGGATCTGGCGCGCCGACCACGGCACCGGGGTGGGCTGGACCACCAACACCGCGGACACCGGACTCGTCGTCAACGGCGACGACGCCACCATGTACGGCCTGTTCGTCGAGCACTACCAGAAGCACCAGACCCTCTGGAACGGCAACGGCGGCCGGACGTACTTCTACCAGAACGAGATGCCCTACGACCCGCCCAACCAGGCCGCCTGGATGAACGGCTCGACCCAGGGCTACGCCGCCTACAAGGTCGCGAACTCGGTCACCAGCCACCAGGCCTACGGGCTCGGCAGCTACTGCTACTTCAACGTCAACCCGGGTGTCACCGCCGAGCACGCCTTCGAGGTGCCGGCCAACCCGAACGTGCGCTTCCAGAACATGGTGACGGTCTCGCTCGGCGGCACCGGAACCATCCGGCACGTCATGAACGACCGGGGCGGACCGTCCAACTCCACCACCAACGTGGCCAACCTGGTGAACTACCCATGA
- a CDS encoding oxidoreductase — MGENAKVWLVTGASSGFGRAIAQAAVAAGDTVIGTARWIEALDDLVAAYPDRAEAISMDVTDGERVDAVAADVLARYGRVDVVVNNAGRTQVGAFEETTDQELRDLFELHVFGPARLTRALLPQMRERGSGSIVNISSFGGQLSFAGFSAYSATKAALEQLSEGLADEVSPFGIKVLIVEPGAFRTNLFGKGAAYFSEENPAYAEKVGATRQLVQGSDGEQPGDPAKAAAAIRLALDAENTPLRLALGGDAVDYLTRHLDSVRAELSEWEKVSRGTDFDTE; from the coding sequence ATGGGCGAGAACGCCAAGGTCTGGCTGGTCACCGGCGCGAGCAGCGGTTTCGGGCGGGCCATCGCGCAGGCCGCGGTCGCCGCCGGCGACACGGTGATCGGCACGGCCCGCTGGATCGAGGCGCTGGACGACCTGGTCGCCGCGTACCCGGACCGCGCGGAGGCGATCAGCATGGACGTCACCGACGGCGAGCGCGTCGACGCGGTGGCCGCCGACGTCCTGGCCCGTTACGGGAGGGTGGACGTGGTGGTGAACAACGCCGGCCGCACCCAGGTCGGGGCGTTCGAGGAGACCACCGACCAGGAGCTGCGCGACCTGTTCGAGCTGCATGTGTTCGGCCCGGCGCGGCTGACCCGGGCGCTGCTGCCGCAGATGAGGGAGCGGGGCAGTGGATCGATCGTGAACATCAGCAGCTTCGGCGGTCAGCTGTCCTTCGCCGGGTTCTCCGCGTACAGCGCGACCAAGGCGGCGCTGGAGCAGCTGTCGGAGGGCCTGGCCGACGAGGTGTCGCCGTTCGGGATCAAGGTGCTGATCGTGGAGCCCGGCGCGTTCCGTACCAACCTGTTCGGCAAGGGTGCGGCGTACTTCTCCGAGGAGAACCCGGCGTACGCGGAGAAGGTCGGCGCGACCCGGCAGTTGGTGCAGGGCAGCGACGGCGAGCAGCCCGGCGACCCGGCGAAGGCCGCGGCGGCGATCCGGCTGGCACTGGACGCCGAGAACACCCCGCTCCGCCTCGCTCTCGGTGGCGACGCGGTCGACTACCTGACCCGGCACCTGGACTCCGTACGGGCCGAACTCAGCGAGTGGGAGAAGGTCTCCCGGGGGACGGACTTCGACACGGAGTGA